The following coding sequences are from one Triticum aestivum cultivar Chinese Spring chromosome 5A, IWGSC CS RefSeq v2.1, whole genome shotgun sequence window:
- the LOC123105188 gene encoding 5'-nucleotidase domain-containing protein 4 isoform X1, with translation MLSRRPLAAALRLAPLSPPLLLFFASSSSSSSSPASCSSPTASASAPRGCSALRMDSGAVEPASTGAIWSTPSVEPRSISIGKQIFCNRSLNMRNITAVGFDMDYTLAQYKPETFEALAYHGTIEKLVKDLNYPEELLTWQFDWKYMVRGLVLDKKRGNILKMDRHKYVKVAYHGFREMSKEEKVAAYGSTLIRDSFDEPDYALIDTLFSLGEAYLFAQLVDFMDSNPAKVPSGTDYAHMYRDVRSAVDLCHRDGTLKRMVAKEPSRYINEDLAIVPMLQMLRKSGRSTFLVTNSLWDYTDVVMNYLCGPYMSDVSSSHNHKWLEYFDVVITGSSKPSFFHDDNRTGLFEVEPDSGKLLNADLQIGSPRSSQHQPKPIHKVYQGGNVGHLHRLLSVASSSQILYVGDHIYGDILRSKKVLGKNTHANLRACLINSSWRTMLVIPELEQEVKLQSESKSTRKELRHLRMERDSVEDTIHRLEWSLQFEDLTENEKGKLLSEHDNLLQKLKGIRCLLRDAQMQHHQKFHKVWGQLMKTGYQNSRFAHQVERFACLYCSQVTDFGLYSPNKYYRPSEDYMPHEFDVLGL, from the exons ATGCTCTCCAGGAGGCCGCTCGCCGCCGCCCTACGCCTCGCGCCCCTCTCGCCtccgctcctcctcttcttcgcctcctcctcctcctcgtcgtcgtcacccgCCTCGTGCTCCTCCCCCACCGCTTCGGCCTCGGCCCCCAGAG GCTGCAGTGCTCTAAGGATGGATAGCGGCGCTGTGGAACCAGCTTCAACCGGGGCAATCTGGTCAACGCCGTCGGTGGAGCCGAGAAGCATTTCCATCGGGAAGCAGATATTCTGCAACAGGTCTCTCAACATGAGGAACATCACCGCAGTAGGATTTGATATGGACTACACTCTTGCGCAGTACAAACCTGAGACATTCGAGGCCCTTGCTTACCATGGCACCAttgagaagctcgtgaaggatcTCAACTACCCTGAGGAG ctgttgacatggcaatttgactGGAAGTATATGGTCAGAGGACTAGTTCTTGATAAGAAAAGAGGAAATATCTTGAAG ATGGACCGGCACAAGTATGTAAAAGTTGCATACCATGGATTTAGGGAGATGTCGAAGGAAGAAAAAGTTGCTGCTTATGGGAGTACATTGATAAGGGATTCCTTCGATGAACCTGATTATGCCCTTATAGATACACTTTTCTCACTGGGTGAAGCCTATCTGTTTGCTCAGCTTGTTGATTTCATGGACAGCAATCCTGCAAAAGTACCTTCAGGCACTGA CTATGCGCATATGTATAGAGATGTGAGGTCTGCGGTTGATCTGTGTCATCGTGATGGAACTTTAAAACGAATGGTTGCAAAGGAACCTAGCAG GTATATCAATGAAGACTTGGCAATTGTACCGATGCTTCAAATGCTTAGAAAATCTGGACGCTCCACATTCTTGGTGACAAACAG TTTATGGGACTACACTGATGTTGTCATGAACTACCTATGTGGGCCATATATGTCAGATGTAAGCTCAAGTCACAACCACAAGTGGCTTGAGTATTTTGATGTTGTTATAACAGGCAG TTCAAAGCCAAGCTTTTTTCATGATGATAACCGAACAGGATTGTTTGAAGTTGAGCCTGATTCTGGGAAACTTCTAAATGCTGATCTTCAG ATTGGAAGCCCAAGATCAAGTCAACATCAGCCAAAACCAATTCACAAAGTTTACCAG GGAGGCAATGTTGGTCATCTTCACAGACTACTTTCTGTTGCTTCTAGTTCGCAG ATCCTCTATGTTGGTGATCACATATATGGAGACATACTCCGCAGCAAGAAAGTTCTAG GTAAAAATACACATGCCAATTTGCGTGCATGCTTGATCAATTCAA GTTGGCGGACTATGCTGGTAATACCTGAGCTGGAGCAAGAGGTGAAGCTTCAATCAGAATCAAAGTCTACTCGAAAG GAGCTTAGACACCTTAGAATGGAGCGTGATTCAGTTGAAGACACGATCCATCGCCTTGAATGGTCTCTTCA ATTTGAAGATCTTACAGAGAATGAGAAGGGAAAGTTGTTATCTGAGCATGATAATCTACTG CAAAAGCTGAAGGGTATCCGCTGCCTTCTCCGAGATGCTCAGATGCAACATCACCAGAAG TTTCACAAGGTGTGGGGACAGCTTATGAAGACTGGGTACCAAAACTCTCGGTTTGCTCACCAG GTCGAGAGATTTGCATGCCTATACTGCAGCCAAGTTACAGACTTTGGGTTGTATTCTCCCAACAAGTATTACCGTCCAAGCGAAGATTACATGCCCCATGAGTTCGATGTGCTTGGCCTGTAG
- the LOC123105188 gene encoding 5'-nucleotidase domain-containing protein 4 isoform X2, whose protein sequence is MLSRRPLAAALRLAPLSPPLLLFFASSSSSSSSPASCSSPTASASAPRGCSALRMDSGAVEPASTGAIWSTPSVEPRSISIGKQIFCNRSLNMRNITAVGFDMDYTLAQYKPETFEALAYHGTIEKLVKDLNYPEELLTWQFDWKYMVRGLVLDKKRGNILKMDRHKYVKVAYHGFREMSKEEKVAAYGSTLIRDSFDEPDYALIDTLFSLGEAYLFAQLVDFMDSNPAKVPSGTDYAHMYRDVRSAVDLCHRDGTLKRMVAKEPSRYINEDLAIVPMLQMLRKSGRSTFLVTNSLWDYTDVVMNYLCGPYMSDVSSSHNHKWLEYFDVVITGSSKPSFFHDDNRTGLFEVEPDSGKLLNADLQIGSPRSSQHQPKPIHKVYQGGNVGHLHRLLSVASSSQILYVGDHIYGDILRSKKVLGWRTMLVIPELEQEVKLQSESKSTRKELRHLRMERDSVEDTIHRLEWSLQFEDLTENEKGKLLSEHDNLLQKLKGIRCLLRDAQMQHHQKFHKVWGQLMKTGYQNSRFAHQVERFACLYCSQVTDFGLYSPNKYYRPSEDYMPHEFDVLGL, encoded by the exons ATGCTCTCCAGGAGGCCGCTCGCCGCCGCCCTACGCCTCGCGCCCCTCTCGCCtccgctcctcctcttcttcgcctcctcctcctcctcgtcgtcgtcacccgCCTCGTGCTCCTCCCCCACCGCTTCGGCCTCGGCCCCCAGAG GCTGCAGTGCTCTAAGGATGGATAGCGGCGCTGTGGAACCAGCTTCAACCGGGGCAATCTGGTCAACGCCGTCGGTGGAGCCGAGAAGCATTTCCATCGGGAAGCAGATATTCTGCAACAGGTCTCTCAACATGAGGAACATCACCGCAGTAGGATTTGATATGGACTACACTCTTGCGCAGTACAAACCTGAGACATTCGAGGCCCTTGCTTACCATGGCACCAttgagaagctcgtgaaggatcTCAACTACCCTGAGGAG ctgttgacatggcaatttgactGGAAGTATATGGTCAGAGGACTAGTTCTTGATAAGAAAAGAGGAAATATCTTGAAG ATGGACCGGCACAAGTATGTAAAAGTTGCATACCATGGATTTAGGGAGATGTCGAAGGAAGAAAAAGTTGCTGCTTATGGGAGTACATTGATAAGGGATTCCTTCGATGAACCTGATTATGCCCTTATAGATACACTTTTCTCACTGGGTGAAGCCTATCTGTTTGCTCAGCTTGTTGATTTCATGGACAGCAATCCTGCAAAAGTACCTTCAGGCACTGA CTATGCGCATATGTATAGAGATGTGAGGTCTGCGGTTGATCTGTGTCATCGTGATGGAACTTTAAAACGAATGGTTGCAAAGGAACCTAGCAG GTATATCAATGAAGACTTGGCAATTGTACCGATGCTTCAAATGCTTAGAAAATCTGGACGCTCCACATTCTTGGTGACAAACAG TTTATGGGACTACACTGATGTTGTCATGAACTACCTATGTGGGCCATATATGTCAGATGTAAGCTCAAGTCACAACCACAAGTGGCTTGAGTATTTTGATGTTGTTATAACAGGCAG TTCAAAGCCAAGCTTTTTTCATGATGATAACCGAACAGGATTGTTTGAAGTTGAGCCTGATTCTGGGAAACTTCTAAATGCTGATCTTCAG ATTGGAAGCCCAAGATCAAGTCAACATCAGCCAAAACCAATTCACAAAGTTTACCAG GGAGGCAATGTTGGTCATCTTCACAGACTACTTTCTGTTGCTTCTAGTTCGCAG ATCCTCTATGTTGGTGATCACATATATGGAGACATACTCCGCAGCAAGAAAGTTCTAG GTTGGCGGACTATGCTGGTAATACCTGAGCTGGAGCAAGAGGTGAAGCTTCAATCAGAATCAAAGTCTACTCGAAAG GAGCTTAGACACCTTAGAATGGAGCGTGATTCAGTTGAAGACACGATCCATCGCCTTGAATGGTCTCTTCA ATTTGAAGATCTTACAGAGAATGAGAAGGGAAAGTTGTTATCTGAGCATGATAATCTACTG CAAAAGCTGAAGGGTATCCGCTGCCTTCTCCGAGATGCTCAGATGCAACATCACCAGAAG TTTCACAAGGTGTGGGGACAGCTTATGAAGACTGGGTACCAAAACTCTCGGTTTGCTCACCAG GTCGAGAGATTTGCATGCCTATACTGCAGCCAAGTTACAGACTTTGGGTTGTATTCTCCCAACAAGTATTACCGTCCAAGCGAAGATTACATGCCCCATGAGTTCGATGTGCTTGGCCTGTAG